The segment AAGAAACTCAGCGCTTCAATCAACCAAACAGAAAATAGAAAGGAATAACAGCTTTTGCTTTAGGCCTGTTTTCTTATAAACAGGCATGAAACAGAATTAACCTCAAATTTTAAATTTAGGCCAGCGGTTATACCCAATAGCAGGATCATTGGAGTTGAAGGTCCTGATGAATTCAATTTCCTTCAAAGTGATTTCCTGCACCGAAGCTTCCTCTGATTGCCACAGAATCTCCCTCCTAATGATAAAATCCATTCTCTGCTCTCTTGTGAAATCTTTAGCTATCAACTCACTGTTGGCGCTTCCAAAATAGTTGATATCATCTGTACGGTCTTGCCCAATATAGATTTTCCCGTTCGGGTATGTGATTTTGTAGATGACCTGCACAAAAGGTGTTTTTTTGGAAGTTTTAGGTATATAGAAGGGTTATTGTTCAGCTGTGGCGTTCCATTTATCTGTGCGGAAGGGGATAGCTGGTAGGCCGTCTTTATTGATGAGGTTGCAATCAGGATTATCGGCCCAGGCATAGCGTACCGCCACCGGGTTCTTTACCTTCTCAGAACTGACAAGTACCTTGTTCCCCTCTATGACTGCCGTTGCCCAGTAAAACTTATGGTCAGGACCAGCAATGGCAAATCCTTTTAG is part of the Rufibacter tibetensis genome and harbors:
- a CDS encoding GIY-YIG nuclease family protein, which gives rise to MQVIYKITYPNGKIYIGQDRTDDINYFGSANSELIAKDFTREQRMDFIIRREILWQSEEASVQEITLKEIEFIRTFNSNDPAIGYNRWPKFKI